The DNA window CAAGCGCACATAAGCGTTACGCCCGCGGTTCTACCAGCCGCCGTGCAGCCTCTCGAACGGCTGCGCGGCGGCTGTCGCTGTCGTCGGGCTCGGATTCACTGACCGAGCGTAATTCAGCCGGTGCGCGTTCCCAGCTGCTGGCGATGGCGAGCAGCAGTGCGAGCAGTTCTTCCGGCTTCCAGGTGGGCTCCACCAGGCCGGAACGTTGCGCGTCGCGAATGACGTCGAGCTTGCGGCGGTAACCGTCGACCCGTCCCGCGGAGAACGACCCCTGGGCTGCGGCGTCGTGGAGCCACGCCCACACGGCGACGCGCTCGGCGCTCGGGTCGGCCACGAAGTAATCGTGCAACTGCACGGTGTATTCAACGAGGTCGGTGTCGATCGGCACGGCGTGGGCAAGCCGGTCGAGGCCGATCTGCATCACCTGATCGAACAGCGCATCCTTGTCGCCGAACCAGGCGTAGATGCGTTCCTTGCTCGCTGCCGCTGTCTGTGCGATGCGATTGATTCGCGCGCCAGCGACGCCGTGCTCAGCAAACTCGGCCGCCGCGGCCTCGAGCACGCGCTGCTTTGTTTCGCGCCCGCGGAGTTGA is part of the Mycetocola zhujimingii genome and encodes:
- a CDS encoding TetR/AcrR family transcriptional regulator, giving the protein MVSTDVPRDQLRGRETKQRVLEAAAAEFAEHGVAGARINRIAQTAAASKERIYAWFGDKDALFDQVMQIGLDRLAHAVPIDTDLVEYTVQLHDYFVADPSAERVAVWAWLHDAAAQGSFSAGRVDGYRRKLDVIRDAQRSGLVEPTWKPEELLALLLAIASSWERAPAELRSVSESEPDDSDSRRAAVREAARRLVEPRA